A single Inediibacterium massiliense DNA region contains:
- a CDS encoding DNA internalization-related competence protein ComEC/Rec2, which yields MRRPLFWISIFYIIGIVYGYLFSPSYISMIFLFLIGCVFIIYTKKTYCFIFLFCILLGIFLLKIDLDQKSIYDSLENESIEIIGDVVDIDYKKSTSILLKATQVVYKEKIYKVYDKVLIKYKEKHMKFDYIVGKRVFIKGKVTKPKGRRNPNMFDYSMYLKMKKIDGVVYSHKIKILGEGKIFPIWIMSKNIKNKLIYFVQNIMPKEEGDMLLGIILGNKEGLDEKVYKTFQRVGVAHILAVSGMHVGILYLFSNKLLKRFPVYIRIVFQSLILWAYAFITGGSSSVVRAVLMLHIFFIAPLLNRRYDSLSGISAIAFLLLIINPMYIIDMGFVLSFSAAFSIIILYKPIDKKLVWIPNKVRKYLVASIAAQIGTMPIVAYHFFYISFGAFIVNIPVAILAGLIVPMGFIMIIIGFFNIFIASLLGIIISYLLKIMIFLCNLVDHMPFSSIEVVSPYWTFFLFYYGSIAFWISKRKFKMSKNKIIGMITGIYIVSIGIYHIIPAKMQINFLDVGQGDCILIQTPMHKNILIDGGGSLKKEIDIGENVVVPCLRRNGIGKINMMFLSHAHKDHIDGLIRVFDHMKVHNMFIGANCKDSIEEKILREKCRIHKTRVYEILRNDTINIEQNLSFQILHPKDHMTTLSEANNDSLVMLMKYKGVGVLFTGDIEKETEEEIVKEYSDLHVDILKVGHHGSATSSTDVFIQHIKPRIGVIQVGKNHFGHPNQSILDEFSKNKVKIFRNDENGAVIMVIDKNKVKVNTME from the coding sequence ATGAGAAGACCTCTATTTTGGATAAGTATTTTTTATATCATAGGAATCGTATATGGATATTTATTTTCTCCGTCTTATATAAGTATGATTTTTCTGTTTCTTATTGGATGTGTATTCATTATTTATACGAAAAAAACATATTGTTTTATTTTTCTTTTTTGTATTTTATTAGGTATTTTTCTTTTAAAAATAGATTTGGATCAAAAGAGTATTTATGATTCTTTGGAAAACGAATCTATAGAGATTATAGGAGATGTAGTAGATATAGATTATAAAAAGTCAACTTCTATTTTATTAAAAGCAACTCAAGTGGTATACAAAGAAAAAATATATAAGGTATATGATAAAGTGCTTATAAAATACAAAGAAAAGCATATGAAATTTGATTATATAGTGGGAAAAAGAGTTTTTATAAAAGGAAAGGTTACAAAGCCAAAAGGAAGAAGAAATCCCAATATGTTTGATTATTCTATGTATCTGAAAATGAAAAAAATTGATGGAGTAGTATATAGTCATAAAATAAAAATTCTTGGAGAGGGCAAAATTTTTCCTATATGGATTATGTCTAAAAATATAAAAAATAAGTTGATCTATTTTGTACAAAATATTATGCCTAAAGAAGAAGGGGACATGTTATTAGGAATTATTCTCGGAAATAAAGAGGGTTTAGATGAAAAGGTATATAAAACCTTCCAACGGGTAGGAGTAGCTCATATCCTTGCAGTATCAGGAATGCATGTAGGGATACTTTATTTATTTTCTAATAAATTACTTAAACGATTTCCTGTGTATATAAGAATCGTTTTTCAGTCTCTGATTCTATGGGCATATGCTTTTATTACTGGAGGAAGTTCTTCTGTTGTAAGAGCTGTTTTGATGCTTCATATTTTTTTTATAGCTCCTTTACTTAATAGAAGGTATGATTCTTTAAGTGGGATTTCTGCTATTGCTTTTTTGCTTCTGATTATCAATCCTATGTATATTATAGATATGGGGTTTGTGCTTTCATTTTCTGCTGCTTTTTCCATAATAATTTTATATAAGCCTATTGATAAAAAATTAGTATGGATTCCAAATAAAGTTAGGAAATATTTAGTAGCTTCTATTGCTGCTCAAATAGGAACTATGCCTATTGTGGCTTATCACTTTTTTTATATTTCTTTTGGAGCTTTTATTGTAAATATTCCTGTTGCTATTTTGGCAGGCTTAATTGTACCTATGGGTTTTATTATGATTATTATTGGATTCTTTAATATATTTATAGCTTCTTTATTAGGAATAATTATTTCTTATTTATTAAAAATAATGATATTTTTGTGTAATCTTGTAGATCATATGCCTTTTAGTAGTATAGAAGTTGTCTCTCCATACTGGACATTCTTTTTATTTTATTATGGGAGTATTGCTTTTTGGATAAGCAAAAGAAAATTTAAGATGAGTAAAAATAAGATTATAGGAATGATCACAGGAATTTATATTGTGAGTATAGGGATCTATCATATAATACCTGCAAAAATGCAAATAAATTTTTTAGATGTGGGACAAGGAGACTGTATCTTGATTCAAACACCCATGCATAAAAATATTTTAATTGATGGAGGAGGAAGTTTGAAAAAAGAAATAGACATAGGAGAAAATGTTGTAGTTCCATGTTTAAGAAGAAATGGCATTGGAAAAATTAATATGATGTTTTTATCTCATGCTCACAAAGATCATATAGATGGACTTATTAGGGTATTTGATCATATGAAGGTACACAATATGTTTATAGGAGCAAATTGTAAAGATTCTATAGAAGAAAAAATACTTAGAGAAAAGTGTAGGATTCATAAAACAAGAGTGTACGAAATCTTAAGAAATGATACAATAAACATTGAACAAAATCTATCTTTTCAAATTCTTCACCCCAAAGATCATATGACTACATTGTCTGAAGCAAATAATGATTCATTAGTTATGTTGATGAAATATAAAGGGGTAGGAGTTTTGTTTACGGGAGATATAGAAAAAGAAACAGAAGAAGAAATTGTAAAAGAGTATTCTGATCTTCATGTAGATATATTAAAGGTAGGTCATCATGGCAGTGCAACTTCTAGCACAGATGTTTTTATTCAACATATTAAACCTAGGATTGGAGTGATTCAGGTAGGAAAGAATCATTTTGGACATCCTAATCAAAGTATATTAGATGAATTTTCTAAAAATAAAGTAAAAATTTTTAGAAATGATGAAAATGGTGCAGTGATAATGGTCATTGATAAAAATAAGGTAAAAGTTAATACAATGGAATAA
- the holA gene encoding DNA polymerase III subunit delta gives MDYKDVLKDLKNKQLKNLYLLYGTEYYLMDHTMDTLKKGIVDPSFEQFNYQMIDGKEANINRIINACETLPFMGNKRMVVVKDLECFTGKRNNISEEEEKNLLEYFKNIPDTTYLFFVSKQDVDQRKKIVKAIKSYGDIIVCSKLLEKDVYKWIQKSFHKYNKEIKDREIVLLVEMIGYLDKNSQKTLEDLDQEIHKLCSYVGDRKTILKDDIEILAPKTIENNIFALVEAIGTKDVEKALYLFNDMIMEGEAETKILYMITRQFRHLFQIKIMENQGYTPMAIAPKLGLKQFVVKKYLNQARNFNIQTLKKSLEVCLSTDEAIKKGRMDGKVGMEMLIVQFATKSKKAY, from the coding sequence ATGGATTATAAAGACGTACTAAAGGATCTAAAGAATAAGCAATTGAAAAATTTATATTTATTATATGGAACAGAATATTATTTAATGGATCATACAATGGATACATTGAAAAAGGGAATTGTTGATCCATCTTTTGAACAATTTAATTATCAAATGATAGATGGAAAAGAAGCTAATATAAATAGGATTATAAATGCTTGTGAGACCCTTCCGTTTATGGGAAACAAAAGAATGGTTGTTGTAAAAGATTTGGAGTGCTTTACAGGCAAAAGAAATAATATTAGTGAAGAAGAGGAAAAAAATCTTTTAGAATATTTTAAAAATATTCCGGATACAACATATTTATTCTTTGTATCCAAGCAAGATGTAGATCAACGAAAAAAGATTGTAAAAGCCATCAAAAGCTATGGAGATATCATAGTATGTAGTAAATTATTAGAAAAAGATGTTTATAAATGGATTCAAAAAAGTTTTCATAAATATAATAAAGAAATAAAAGATAGAGAAATTGTTTTGTTAGTTGAAATGATAGGATACTTAGACAAAAATTCTCAAAAAACATTAGAAGATTTAGATCAAGAAATTCATAAATTATGTAGCTATGTAGGAGATAGAAAAACAATTTTAAAAGATGATATTGAAATACTAGCACCAAAAACAATAGAAAATAATATATTTGCATTGGTAGAAGCTATTGGAACAAAGGATGTGGAAAAGGCGTTATATTTGTTTAATGATATGATCATGGAAGGAGAAGCAGAAACGAAGATTCTTTATATGATTACAAGGCAATTTAGACACTTATTTCAAATTAAGATTATGGAGAATCAAGGATATACTCCTATGGCTATAGCACCAAAGTTAGGATTAAAACAATTTGTAGTGAAAAAATACTTGAATCAGGCTCGAAATTTTAATATACAAACTTTGAAAAAGTCTTTAGAAGTATGCTTGTCTACAGATGAAGCTATAAAAAAGGGAAGAATGGATGGAAAAGTAGGTATGGAAATGTTGATTGTACAATTTGCA